A section of the Tenrec ecaudatus isolate mTenEca1 chromosome 10, mTenEca1.hap1, whole genome shotgun sequence genome encodes:
- the ARRDC1 gene encoding arrestin domain-containing protein 1, which yields MGRLQLFEIRLSHGRAVYSPGEPLAGAVCVRLSAPLPFRAIRVTCTGSCGVSNKVNDASWVVEESYFNSSLSLADKGSLPAGEHTFPFQFLLPATAPTSFEGHFGKIIHQLRASIDTPRFSKDHRCSLVFCILSPLNLNSIPDIEHPNVATATKKFSYKLVKTGSVVLTASTDLRGYVVGQVMRLQVDINNQSGKDTGPVVASLLQKVSYKAKRWIYDVRTVAEVEGAGAKAWQHSEWQEQILVPMLAQSALPGCSLIHVDYYLQVYLKAPEATVTLPVFIGNIAVNYVPPSPLRAQVVPSAPPQEDMEGVGAASGTDPVAPSRMEVHSPAPSSCSPGAPAPRAQDRSPATAPLCIPTGATVPCFKDFPAASPPVLPPEYSYPREAPPSYEQSCGCVEPGPSLRS from the exons ATGGGGCGCCTGCAGCTCTTCGAGATCCGCCTGAGCCACGGCCGCGCCGTCTACAGCCCGGGGGAGCCGCTGGCCGGGGCCGTGTGCGTGCGCCTGAGCGCGCCGCTGCCCTTCCGAG CCATCCGTGTGACCTGCACAGGGTCCTGCGGGGTCTCCAACAAGGTCAACGACGCTTCCTGGGTGGTGGAGGAGAGCTACTTCAACAGCTCCCTGTCACTGGCGGACAAGG GGAGCCTGCCTGCTGGTGagcacaccttccccttccagtTCCTACTCCCTG CCACAGCACCCACGTCCTTTGAGGGGCACTTTGGCAAGATCATTCACCAGCTGCGGGCCTCCATCGACACGCCGCGCTTTTCCAAGGACCACAGGTGCAGCCTGGTGTTCTGCATCTTGAGCCCACTGAACCTGAACAGCATCCCCGACATTGAG CACCCCAACGTGGCTACGGCCACCAAGAAGTTCTCCTACAAGCTGGTGAAGACGGGGAGCGTGGTCCTCACGGCCAGCACCGACCTGCGTGGCTATGTGGTGGGCCAGGTGATGAGGCTTCAGGTGGACATCAACAACCAGTCGGGCAAGGACACTGGCCCTGTGGTGGCCAGTCTGCTGCAG AAAGTGTCCTACAAAGCCAAGCGCTGGATATATGATGTGCGGACCGTTGCTGAGGTGGAGGGCGCAGGCGCCAAGGCCTGGCAGCACTCGGAGTGGCAGGAGCAGATCCTGGTTCCCATGCTGGCTCAGTCGGCTCTGCCAGGCTGTAGCCTCATCCACGTGGACTACTACTTGCAG GTGTACCTGAAGGCTCCGGAGGCAACAGTGACCCTCCCTGTCTTCATCGGAAACATTGCTGTGAACTACGTCCCGCCCAGCCCCCTGCGTGCCCAGGTGGTGCCCTCGGCGCCGCCCCAAGAGGACATGGAGGGGGTCGGCGCCGCCAGTGGCACGGACCCCGTGGCCCCTTCCCGTATGGAGGTccactcccctgccccctccagtTGCTCGCCAGGCGCCCCAGCACCACGTGCTCAGGACCGCAGCCCTGCGACTGCTCCCTTGTGTATTCCCACGGGCGCCACTGTCCCCTGCTTCAAGGatttccctgctgccagccctcCGGTTCTTCCTCCAGAGTACAGCTATCCCCGTG AGGCCCCTCCGTCCTACGAGCAGAGCTGCGGCTGTGTGGAGCCCGGCCCGAGCCTCCGGAGCTGA